In a genomic window of Chrysemys picta bellii isolate R12L10 chromosome 1, ASM1138683v2, whole genome shotgun sequence:
- the KCNA5 gene encoding potassium voltage-gated channel subfamily A member 5 yields MEIALVTLENGGATAIGGGGEDAGGGRARRRGDLLHIPNSAAAPAWLNDCSGAPEQEQPRAGSGGCRSRSDSTGSTSRRVPAPRGASPPPAPPQPPRPYPGGGEEEAMVLPEEGGHRLGMAMAAAAEEEEENQRALHHQRVLINISGLRFETQLGTLNQFPDTLLGDPDKRMRYFDPLRNEYFFDRNRPSFDGILYFYQSGGKLRRPVNVSIDVFADEIRFYQLGEEAMERFREDEGFIKEEEKPLPRNEFQRQVWLIFEYPESSSSARGIAIVSVLVILISIITFCLETLPEFRDERELQAPLPPHGAALNGTAGEAPPMQPPSSLSDPFFIIETTCVIWFTFELLVRFFACPSKPEFSRNIMNIIDIVAIIPYFITLGTELAQEQQEPGTPSTASNNNGGQQQAMSLAILRVIRLVRVFRIFKLSRHSKGLQILGQTLKASMRELGLLIFFLFIGVILFSSAVYFAEADDPDSHFSSIPDAFWWAVVTMTTVGYGDMRPVTVGGKIVGSLCAIAGVLTIALPVPVIVSNFNYFYHRGTDNEEQAILKEEPSSAQGSSAGGELKRSHSKNSLNKSVVHLENSEGINNGPGSLEKTNIKAKSNLDLRKSLYALCLDTNRETDL; encoded by the coding sequence GGCAGCGGCGGCTGCAGAAGCAGGAGCGACAGCACCGGCAGCACCAGCCGGAGGGTGCCCGCTCCCCGGGGCGCCTCGCCGCcgcctgctcctccccagccGCCGCGCCCCTACCCGGGAGGGGGCGAAGAGGAGGCGATGGTACTGCCGGAGGAAGGCGGGCACCGCTTGGGCATGGCCATGGCCGCGGcggccgaggaggaggaggagaaccagcGCGCCCTGCACCACCAGCGGGTGCTGATCAACATCTCCGGGCTGCGCTTCGAGACGCAGCTGGGCACCCTCAACCAGTTCCCGGACACGCTGCTGGGCGACCCGGACAAGCGCATGCGGTACTTCGACCCGCTGCGCAACGAGTACTTCTTCGATCGGAACCGGCCCAGCTTCGACGGGATCCTCTACTTCTACCAGTCCGGGGGCAAGCTGCGCCGGCCGGTCAACGTCTCCATCGACGTCTTCGCCGACGAGATCCGCTTCTACCAGCTGGGCGAGGAGGCCATGGAGCGGTTCCGGGAGGACGAGGGCTTCatcaaggaggaggagaagcccctGCCCCGCAACGAGTTCCAGCGCCAGGTGTGGCTCATCTTCGAGTACCCGGAGAGCTCCAGCTCCGCCCGGGGCATCGCCATCGTCTCGGTGCTGGTGATCCTCATCTCCATCATCACCTTctgcctggagaccctgcccGAGTTCCGGGACGAGAGGGAGCTGCAGGCCCCTCTGCCCCCGCACGGGGCAGCCCTGAACGGCACCGCCGGGGAAGCCCCCCCGATGCAGCCCCCCAGCAGCCTGTCCGACCCCTTCTTCATCATCGAGACCACCTGCGTGATTTGGTTCACCTTCGAGCTGCTGGTGCGCTTCTTCGCCTGCCCCAGCAAGCCCGAGTTCTCCAGGAACATCATGAACATCATCGACATCGTGGCCATCATCCCTTACTTCATCACCCTGGGCACCGAGCTGGCTCAGGAACAACAGGAGCCCGGGACCCCCAGCACCGCCAGCAACAACAACGGGGGCCAGCAGCAAGCCATGTCCCTGGCCATCCTCAGGGTCATCCGCCTGGTCAGGGTCTTCAGGATCTTCAAGCTCTCCAGACACTCCAAGGGGCTGCAGATCCTGGGGCAGACTTTGAAAGCCAGCATGCGGGAGCTGGGGCTCCTCATCTTCTTCCTTTTCATCGGGGTGATCCTCTTCTCCAGCGCCGTGTACTTTGCCGAGGCGGACGACCCAGACTCCCATTTCTCCAGCATCCCCGACGCTTTCTGGTGGGCAGTGGTGACCATGACGACGGTGGGCTATGGGGATATGAGGCCTGTCACCGTAGGGGGCAAGATCGTGGGCTCCTTGTGTGCTATCGCCGGCGTGCTGACCATAGCCCTGCCCGTACCTGTTATTGTGTCCAACTTCAACTACTTCTACCACCGAGGAACTGACAACGAAGAGCAGGCTATTCTCAAGGAGGAGCCCAGCAGCGCTCAGGGCAGCTCAGCTGGGGGGGAGCTGAAGAGAAGTCACAGTAAAAACTCTCTGAACAAATCTGTTGTGCACTTGGAAAACAGTGAGGGGATCAACAATGGCCCTGGATCCTTAGAGAAAACCAATATCAAAGCTAAAAGCAACCTAGATCTTAGAAAATCCCTCTATGCACTCTGTCTGGACACCAATAGGGAAACAGATCTGTAA